The Arenicella xantha genome window below encodes:
- a CDS encoding 50S ribosomal protein L25/general stress protein Ctc, which yields MANFIVEAEVRTGSGTAASRRSRREGKVPVVVYGGGEDEQYLLVDHNKMIHQLDVEAFHSALVQLHVGDDLQRAILRDVQMHPFKQQIMHLDFQRVSRKDTISMTVPLHFKGEEDAPGVKTDSGIMTHNMTSVDITCLGSDLPEYVEVDVSGLGLGESVHLGEITLPAGVQFAPTVQEADLELPVAAVLAPKKPQSEEDEDADVAGEDAVDAAKGDSEE from the coding sequence ATGGCTAATTTTATAGTAGAAGCTGAAGTAAGAACCGGATCTGGTACTGCAGCATCACGTCGTTCACGTCGTGAAGGTAAAGTGCCCGTGGTGGTCTATGGCGGTGGAGAAGATGAGCAATACTTGCTGGTAGATCATAATAAAATGATTCATCAGTTAGATGTTGAAGCTTTCCATTCCGCATTGGTTCAATTGCATGTTGGCGATGATTTGCAGCGCGCGATTTTGCGTGACGTTCAAATGCATCCGTTTAAACAACAAATTATGCATTTGGATTTCCAGCGCGTAAGTCGTAAAGATACAATTTCAATGACTGTACCGTTGCATTTCAAAGGCGAAGAAGACGCTCCAGGTGTGAAAACTGACAGTGGTATTATGACGCACAACATGACTTCTGTAGACATCACCTGTTTGGGTAGTGATCTACCTGAGTACGTTGAGGTAGACGTGTCAGGTCTAGGCCTAGGTGAATCTGTACACCTTGGTGAAATCACCTTACCAGCAGGCGTTCAGTTTGCACCAACGGTTCAAGAGGCTGATCTTGAATTGCCGGTTGCTGCTGTATTGGCACCGAAGAAGCCGCAATCTGAAGAAGATGAAGATGCTGATGTTGCTGGTGAAGATGCTGTTGACGC